Below is a window of Neodiprion virginianus isolate iyNeoVirg1 chromosome 4, iyNeoVirg1.1, whole genome shotgun sequence DNA.
CAAGGACATGGCCAGAGAAATAGCCAAGAAGGCCAAGACCCTTGTTGCTAACAATGGCACCCTAAGCAAACCACCCACCAATGCTGAAGAACGCACAAAGATCAGAGAGGCCATCACAAAAGCTTCGTCACTTGAAGAAGTTCAACGATTGAGCAAGTTACTACAAGCTGGTCAATTACCTGGCGAGGAATCTTCACAGAATGGTATGGAAAACTTTACTAAAATTGTTTGTACGCCTGGCCTCGGAGCTTGATTAGAACATCGTAAGACTATTCTAGCAAATTGAGttgcgaatgaatttttttccaaataaaacATCGAACTCGATActtatttcaaaatcaattttttgcagATGAATATAGCGCTTGTTTATGCTCGCGGGCTACTAATATCTCCTATTTTTCAGGCACCCCACAGCAGCCAACGCCaatggaggaggaggacgatgAGTGAACGAAATTGAGGGATAAATGTTTAATAATCCGTTTACCGCATTACGAAttaagttctttttttttataaggtTACAGCGTAATCCCGTAAGTATGCATTGCCTCCTGATCAACgtttgtaaaatgaaatatgtaaaaaaaaaaaaggttctgCATATTAAGCTAATAAGAAGCTATACACTACACAAAATACAGTATTATCCATTGGAATGTATGGATAGAAAGCGATGGAAAACCGAAATAACGGttcattgaaaattctaaaaataaattactctTTGATTGCAATGAAACAAGGTTCGGAAGCGATTTTACCTGAACGAAATTTTCTCTGTAATGTTTCTCCGCTGATTCTAATGTAAATCTCTGTTTATTTCAGCGTGGTTCGAATAAAACACattgtttttcacattataaATTGTGTCTTTTAATACTTATTACCATCCAAAGTTTCCCAACAACTTAATTTGCTTGCAGAATTTCATCAAAACTAACCACAAACTAATATTAATAGTTGATATAATCTTACGGTTTGcattgatgaaaattcatgCGTAAATCAGTAGCTCAAAGATCTTCTGAATTCCACATTATCACTCAAGTTTAGGCGAACCGTTCGCGTCTGTAACACAACTTAAACTAAACTGGAGCATACAAAATCAGCTTCGAACCgttgtaaacaatttttgttttgattttccCCACTCTAGGGTCCGTTCGAAGCGTCGAAACTCGGATTAGCGACTTAGACCGCCTGAAGGTAAATTACAAGTCATACACAAACGTAAGACCCGCTTGCATTTCACGGTTACGTAAGGAGCGTCAACAGATGTCAGCACTATACAGCCAGTTCGTCAAATTCCTCCAATCCGCTATAGGTTTTCTCCGTTCCAAAAATCGGagaattgttaaaaaaataaaatttggtGGGCTCGGAAAAATGGGGAATACGTACGCGCACTACGTTTCTCACCCGGACACGACACCGGGGATCGATATAGAACCGAGTTTTGATCCTCAGATTGGTTTTGCGAATGGGAGAAAACCCAGAGGCAAGTAAAACCTctccaacctaacctaacctaaccctaAACTCGTCCTTGTTGGCAGTTTATACacgagagaaattgaaaaatgagtgaaaattgaacgTACCTCTGTTGATGTCGGTCGAATCCGCTCCTTTTCTGCCTTTGAAACCGTTGACACCGTTCACCGACTTTGCTCGCAAAATATCCACCTTGTTTATCTCGATCAGCAATCCTATGACATAACCGAATATGCGCACACCTTATCATTCATCATACCCAGTGTTCCAAGAGAATCCAATGCTGTACCCCGCAGCTCATTCTTGCTCTCGCACTTCATGCGGAGAGACTGAGCGATGCAACTGCCCTCTTTTCCTCGAATTTCTTATGCTAGATTTATCTCAGAGTGCAACGTTAGGAAAATCGAGAGACAGCTAGTGTAGAAGACTTGTTTACACAAGTACTCATGCTAATTGTTATTGCCAAATACCTTCCTGAATTGTTATCCTAAATCTTGGTAGTTGTGGCAATATCCTGGTATTCTTGGCTCCGTAGATAAATCTGTGAATCTTACCAGTTCTCCTGTTAAACGTCACAGGTAATCCGAGGGTTAATTTTACAGTCCTAGTGAGAAATCGAGATTCTTGCCTAGTTCGACTatctgatttttctttcttcagtTATGGTGGCGACTGAGGAGGAAATGCAATCCGCTCGTCTTCCCCAAGACCGTCGAGACTACTGTGCTCACATATTGATCGATTATCAAGCCTGTCGAAAGGATGTCTGGCCTTGGGCTGTGAAATGTGCTCACAAAAATCACGAGTATTTAAACTGCGAATACGAAGAGTAAGTCCAGTCAAGTAATTACAGGCCTTTTTCAAATGTTCCTCAATAATGTAAGGGGAAAAGATCTTATTAGGGTTTTTACTGCAAAGTTATAACAGcaaattatatttcttttgttgtatcaacgataaaaaaagtaatttttccTATACCGATGTAcgtgaatttaaatttcaatacgaATTACTATTATTGGTTGTTTTAGTTATCCTTTAATTATTAACTGAGTATGAAATCTTTTGTCCTTAGAACTTGTGGTTTTCTACATCATGTTTTGTAAtgcgagaaagaaaaaattgaccaaTTCGATATGaaactattttcattccaGTTACATCATCAGAATGAAGGAATACGAACGTGAACGCAGACTTCTTGAgagacaaaaaagaaagaagcaGGCAGAAGCAGCCTAGGATGAATTATAGTTGATCATGAATTGAATCACAAATATTTCTGTAAGCG
It encodes the following:
- the LOC124302791 gene encoding NADH dehydrogenase [ubiquinone] 1 beta subcomplex subunit 7, giving the protein MGNTYAHYVSHPDTTPGIDIEPSFDPQIGFANGRKPRVMVATEEEMQSARLPQDRRDYCAHILIDYQACRKDVWPWAVKCAHKNHEYLNCEYEDYIIRMKEYERERRLLERQKRKKQAEAA